In Bacteroidota bacterium, one DNA window encodes the following:
- a CDS encoding nitronate monooxygenase, whose amino-acid sequence MQTALSKRLGITYPIIQAGMVWTSGANLAIAAARAGALGLIGAGSMKPELLREHIRKAKATEVADTIGVNIPLIRGDVDALVAATIEEGVKIVFTSAGSPKVHAEKFKNAGCFLAHVVASVKHAKKAVEAGCDAVIAEGFEAGGHNGADEITTLCLVPQVVDAVDVPVIAAGGIADGRQMLAALALGAEAVQVGTRFAATIEASSHPNYKQAIVECEDTSTILALKKVAPVRLKKNAFALRAFDAQVHGASKEEELAILDRKREMRGIFEGDLDEGELEMGQSSGLVNEIIPAAEVVNRLVAEYQTALARLNSL is encoded by the coding sequence ATGCAGACAGCACTTTCAAAACGTCTCGGAATCACTTACCCGATCATCCAGGCTGGCATGGTCTGGACGAGCGGAGCGAACCTCGCCATTGCCGCTGCGCGAGCCGGTGCGCTCGGGCTCATCGGTGCAGGCTCGATGAAGCCGGAACTGCTGCGCGAACACATTCGCAAGGCCAAAGCGACCGAAGTCGCCGATACGATCGGAGTCAACATCCCGCTTATCCGCGGCGATGTCGATGCGCTTGTTGCTGCCACCATCGAAGAAGGCGTAAAGATCGTCTTCACGAGCGCAGGCTCGCCGAAAGTGCATGCCGAAAAATTTAAGAATGCAGGATGTTTTCTCGCGCATGTCGTCGCAAGCGTGAAGCATGCGAAAAAGGCGGTCGAAGCGGGTTGCGATGCGGTGATCGCCGAAGGCTTCGAAGCCGGGGGACATAACGGCGCTGACGAGATCACGACGCTATGCCTCGTGCCGCAGGTCGTCGATGCAGTCGATGTGCCGGTTATTGCTGCAGGCGGAATTGCTGATGGAAGACAGATGCTTGCAGCATTGGCGCTCGGCGCCGAAGCGGTGCAAGTCGGTACTCGTTTCGCTGCGACGATCGAGGCGAGTTCGCATCCGAACTACAAGCAAGCGATCGTCGAATGCGAGGATACTTCTACTATTCTTGCTCTCAAGAAGGTCGCACCGGTCCGACTCAAGAAGAATGCGTTTGCGCTGCGTGCGTTCGATGCGCAAGTGCATGGCGCATCGAAAGAAGAAGAACTGGCCATCCTCGATCGCAAGCGCGAGATGCGCGGCATCTTCGAAGGCGATCTCGACGAAGGTGAGCTTGAGATGGGACAATCGTCCGGTCTTGTGAACGAGATTATTCCTGCCGCCGAGGTGGTGAATCGTCTGGTTGCGGAATACCAAACTGCATTAGCACGTCTGAACAGTTTGTGA
- a CDS encoding 2,3,4,5-tetrahydropyridine-2,6-dicarboxylate N-succinyltransferase has protein sequence MTNAASLQASIESLLTSDLAARREEGLATFAELRTSLNAGTVRAAEPDSSAGSGWRVNTWVKQGILLGFRLGVLEMMPSPAPFSFADKSTVPAREFKHSDGVRIVPGGTTIRDGAFIAPGVIVMPPAYINIGAYVGSGTLVDSHALVGSCAQVGERVHLSAAAQIGGVLEPAGAMPVIVEDDVMIGGNCGVYEGCIIKKRAVLGSGVILTGSTPIYDLVNSTVIKRASVDEPLVVPEGAVIVAGTRSLAGRSPFADEHGLSLYAPVIIKYRDDKTDARTALEGALR, from the coding sequence ATGACAAACGCTGCATCGCTCCAGGCTTCGATCGAATCGTTACTCACATCCGATCTCGCTGCTCGGCGAGAGGAAGGGCTGGCTACATTTGCTGAACTTCGCACATCGCTCAATGCGGGGACGGTTCGCGCAGCCGAACCCGACAGCTCCGCTGGTTCCGGATGGCGAGTCAATACCTGGGTCAAACAAGGCATCCTGCTTGGCTTCCGGCTCGGTGTTCTCGAGATGATGCCGTCACCGGCACCATTCTCGTTCGCCGACAAGAGCACCGTTCCTGCACGTGAGTTCAAACACTCCGACGGTGTGCGCATCGTCCCTGGCGGGACGACCATCCGCGACGGCGCATTCATTGCTCCCGGCGTCATCGTCATGCCTCCGGCATATATCAACATCGGCGCGTACGTCGGCAGCGGGACGCTCGTGGACTCGCACGCGCTTGTCGGTTCGTGTGCGCAGGTCGGAGAACGGGTTCACCTGAGCGCTGCGGCGCAGATCGGCGGTGTGCTTGAGCCTGCCGGAGCGATGCCTGTCATCGTAGAAGACGATGTAATGATCGGCGGCAACTGTGGCGTGTACGAAGGCTGTATCATAAAGAAACGAGCAGTGCTCGGTTCCGGCGTGATCCTCACGGGCTCGACGCCGATCTACGATCTGGTGAATTCGACCGTGATCAAACGTGCCTCCGTGGACGAACCGCTCGTCGTGCCGGAAGGTGCAGTGATCGTCGCAGGCACTCGCTCGCTCGCGGGCCGTTCGCCCTTCGCCGACGAACACGGCCTCTCCCTCTATGCTCCGGTGATCATTAAGTATCGCGACGACAAGACCGACGCCCGTACTGCGCTCGAAGGGGCGTTACGATAA
- a CDS encoding adenylate kinase: MNIILFGPPGVGKGTQAERIRDQYNLHHISTGDILRAAVKDGTPLGLEAKKYMDAGELVPDSVIIGLVREVLVADQKAGKGFLLDGFPRTVAQAEALDGLFTELAIANVRIVVLDAPEDELVARLVKRGQESGRSDDTEETIRHRLVVYHQQTKPVQDYYAQRRTLDMVNGLGQIDEITERIKASLG; this comes from the coding sequence ATGAACATCATTCTTTTCGGACCGCCGGGCGTCGGCAAAGGCACGCAGGCTGAGCGCATTCGCGACCAGTATAACCTGCATCACATCTCGACCGGAGATATCCTCCGTGCTGCCGTGAAAGACGGCACGCCGCTCGGTCTCGAAGCCAAGAAGTATATGGACGCCGGGGAGCTCGTGCCGGATTCTGTCATTATCGGGTTGGTCAGGGAAGTGCTCGTCGCCGACCAGAAAGCCGGCAAAGGTTTTCTGCTCGATGGCTTCCCACGGACGGTCGCACAGGCCGAAGCGCTCGACGGCTTATTCACTGAGCTTGCCATCGCGAACGTGCGCATCGTCGTCCTCGACGCGCCGGAAGACGAACTCGTTGCACGGCTTGTCAAGCGGGGACAGGAATCGGGTCGCTCGGACGATACCGAGGAGACCATTCGTCACCGCCTCGTCGTCTATCACCAGCAGACGAAGCCCGTTCAGGATTACTACGCACAGCGTCGCACGCTCGACATGGTCAACGGCCTCGGCCAGATCGACGAGATCACCGAGCGGATAAAGGCGAGCTTGGGGTAG
- a CDS encoding T9SS type A sorting domain-containing protein, with amino-acid sequence MKLSRTFLILSTVIVAAHSAVAQPKRIPRYPFGSALEPPAVHQPAISADAATGRPTLQRSIVYLPQAAGDYWDSMFYDHLSYFDGIDHARVNAIVADTNFVYVAGCFQRFDFQNVWHIIAYDKHTNAWTPLADGLGPSVMALALHNGKLYAGGRFKSDGGAGSTSLQGIAVWDGSSWTEVGGGVDATVNAIAFLGDDLIVGGNFSSAGGSATPYIARWNGSTWDDLSATFNSPVTTLLTRHDTLYAGGDFWDYSTGRNSIAMYTEAGGWQPLAQGLDGTVDALTFFHDSLWVGGSFWHTADGNQDIFGLASWDGSQWRTFGPDSSLGCGHGSISAFTVCGDSLVIGGQYSAIAGVASHALSVYSHGAFSAVANGVNGEIHALAKVDTSLVVGGSFGSPSILNDAEHLANFNLRSGDWSSSFGTLTGPYGGYNYTATYATIANDRSVFVGGEFTDIALQPMNHIAVFDKASRTWSALGGGLDGNVWSLQLVGSKLYAGGEFMHADGLPATHVACYDLESKRWTPLGAGSNRIVYAMESDGTNVYVANELAHEGNSFNTYIGKWDGSSWTRIDHPLVGWVNALYLKGSNLYVGGTIYTADGTDVNNIVMYDGNSWQQVGDGLNDRALSIVSIGDELYATGWFTASNSTRLNGIGRWDGSSWHALGTGLNYTGYALSARGADLYVGGAFTKAGGANFSALARWDGTRWSSALGGADYSVYGLANDGASLYVAGGFSNVNSTFPSYRFAILHFGDAAVGESKSSPTPSISNYPNPSSVVTNIEYTVLQSSMVEISLVDLLGRTVQIPVSEYKTQGTYTTTIDVSSLPSGIYLCRFHAGNTEQTQTITVAR; translated from the coding sequence ATGAAACTGTCCCGTACGTTCCTTATCCTATCGACTGTCATTGTCGCAGCTCATTCGGCCGTTGCGCAGCCGAAGCGGATCCCACGCTATCCGTTTGGTTCGGCGCTTGAACCTCCGGCGGTGCATCAGCCTGCAATATCGGCAGATGCGGCCACCGGTCGACCTACCCTTCAGCGATCGATCGTGTATCTTCCGCAAGCGGCGGGTGATTACTGGGACTCGATGTTCTACGATCACCTTAGCTATTTTGACGGCATCGACCATGCACGAGTCAACGCGATCGTCGCGGACACCAACTTCGTCTATGTCGCCGGCTGCTTCCAGCGTTTCGACTTTCAGAATGTCTGGCATATTATTGCATACGACAAGCATACCAACGCATGGACCCCGCTTGCCGACGGCCTTGGCCCTTCAGTCATGGCACTGGCCTTGCATAACGGAAAGCTGTATGCCGGCGGCCGCTTCAAATCGGATGGCGGGGCCGGTTCGACATCGTTGCAAGGCATTGCCGTGTGGGACGGTTCATCGTGGACCGAAGTCGGCGGCGGCGTCGATGCGACGGTCAATGCGATCGCATTCCTTGGCGACGACCTCATCGTCGGTGGCAACTTCTCTTCGGCCGGTGGTTCTGCCACACCGTACATCGCCCGCTGGAACGGCTCCACCTGGGACGATCTGAGTGCCACATTCAACTCGCCGGTCACAACACTCCTCACTCGGCACGATACGCTCTACGCCGGTGGTGACTTTTGGGATTATTCTACCGGCCGTAACTCGATCGCAATGTACACCGAAGCCGGTGGATGGCAGCCACTTGCTCAAGGGCTCGACGGCACCGTCGATGCTCTTACGTTCTTTCATGACTCGTTATGGGTAGGCGGCTCCTTCTGGCACACTGCCGACGGTAATCAAGACATCTTCGGCCTTGCCTCATGGGATGGCTCCCAGTGGCGAACGTTCGGACCGGACAGTAGTCTCGGCTGCGGGCACGGCAGCATCAGTGCGTTCACTGTCTGCGGCGACTCGCTCGTGATCGGTGGCCAGTACTCCGCCATCGCCGGCGTCGCCTCGCATGCCCTCTCGGTCTATTCGCATGGTGCGTTCTCCGCCGTAGCAAACGGCGTCAACGGCGAGATCCATGCGCTCGCCAAGGTGGATACGTCGCTCGTTGTCGGCGGATCCTTCGGGTCTCCTTCGATCTTAAACGATGCGGAACATCTGGCGAACTTCAACCTCCGAAGCGGCGACTGGAGTTCGTCATTCGGAACCCTTACTGGTCCGTATGGCGGCTACAACTATACGGCAACATACGCCACCATTGCGAACGATCGCTCCGTATTTGTCGGCGGCGAGTTCACCGACATCGCGTTGCAGCCGATGAACCATATTGCGGTATTCGACAAGGCCAGCAGAACGTGGTCTGCGCTCGGTGGCGGGCTCGACGGCAACGTCTGGAGCCTGCAACTCGTCGGCTCAAAGCTCTACGCTGGCGGCGAATTCATGCACGCCGACGGCTTACCGGCGACACACGTCGCCTGTTATGACCTCGAGAGCAAACGATGGACACCGCTTGGAGCAGGTTCGAATCGAATTGTGTATGCCATGGAAAGCGATGGCACAAATGTGTATGTCGCCAACGAGCTTGCGCACGAGGGCAATTCATTCAATACGTATATCGGCAAGTGGGACGGATCAAGTTGGACCCGCATTGATCACCCGCTTGTCGGCTGGGTCAACGCGCTGTATCTGAAAGGATCGAATCTATATGTCGGCGGTACCATCTACACCGCAGACGGTACTGACGTGAACAATATCGTCATGTATGACGGAAATAGCTGGCAGCAGGTCGGGGATGGGCTCAACGATCGGGCTCTGTCTATCGTCTCGATCGGCGACGAGCTGTACGCAACCGGATGGTTCACGGCATCGAACTCGACACGGTTGAACGGCATTGGCCGCTGGGACGGATCGAGCTGGCATGCGCTCGGCACGGGACTGAACTACACAGGGTACGCACTGTCTGCTCGGGGCGCTGACCTCTACGTCGGCGGCGCGTTCACAAAAGCGGGAGGCGCCAATTTTTCAGCGCTCGCTAGATGGGACGGCACCCGTTGGAGTTCCGCACTTGGCGGCGCCGACTACAGCGTGTATGGTCTTGCGAATGACGGCGCTTCCCTCTATGTCGCTGGCGGGTTCAGCAACGTCAATTCGACATTCCCGTCGTATCGCTTTGCAATCTTGCATTTCGGCGACGCCGCCGTCGGTGAGTCGAAGTCTTCACCAACGCCATCGATTTCAAACTATCCGAATCCCTCATCGGTCGTGACCAACATCGAGTATACCGTACTTCAGTCATCGATGGTCGAGATATCACTCGTCGATCTCTTAGGCCGAACAGTGCAAATACCCGTGAGCGAATA